One region of Exiguobacterium acetylicum genomic DNA includes:
- a CDS encoding DUF3784 domain-containing protein produces MVVSESIVYFVILIPLLVFAIVLSKGKGASLLAGYNTLSESKKQDYDEVALCQFMGKIMYGVCFSILLIAGSELFGYQSLFSLGVMLLFFLIVFAVVYSNTNDRFKKKR; encoded by the coding sequence ATGGTCGTGAGCGAATCCATTGTTTATTTTGTAATTCTTATCCCTCTGCTAGTGTTTGCTATCGTTCTATCGAAAGGAAAAGGTGCATCATTGCTTGCAGGATATAATACGTTGTCTGAAAGTAAGAAACAAGACTATGACGAAGTCGCCCTATGTCAATTTATGGGTAAAATCATGTACGGCGTTTGTTTTAGCATCCTGTTGATCGCTGGGAGCGAGCTGTTTGGATATCAATCTTTGTTTAGTTTAGGCGTCATGCTACTATTCTTTCTTATTGTATTCGCAGTCGTCTATTCGAATACGAATGACCGATTCAAGAAAAAGAGATAA
- a CDS encoding GNAT family N-acetyltransferase, translated as MIIDTLSNHPEQLEVVATMIHTEFVQKKKGSVPYEPIKSFLDKKPSVPYPVTFVALDDATCIGTVSLFENDLNERPAYTPWLASLFVEKVYRNQGIAQQLINQLIVYTKSRQITTIYLKTENASAYYKKLGWTLVETIETTELPIHIFSYTIDED; from the coding sequence ATGATCATTGATACATTATCGAATCATCCTGAACAATTAGAAGTGGTTGCCACAATGATTCATACCGAATTCGTTCAAAAGAAAAAAGGGTCGGTACCCTATGAACCAATAAAATCCTTTTTAGACAAAAAGCCAAGTGTACCGTATCCTGTAACGTTCGTTGCCTTAGATGATGCCACGTGTATCGGAACCGTTTCCCTCTTTGAAAATGACTTGAACGAACGACCAGCCTATACGCCTTGGCTCGCTTCTTTATTCGTTGAAAAAGTCTATCGGAATCAAGGGATCGCGCAGCAACTCATCAATCAATTAATCGTCTACACCAAATCACGACAGATCACAACAATCTATTTAAAAACAGAAAACGCTTCAGCATATTATAAAAAATTAGGATGGACATTGGTCGAGACGATCGAGACGACGGAGTTACCCATACACATTTTTTCATACACGATTGATGAGGATTGA
- a CDS encoding DUF3885 domain-containing protein has translation MNFEQYWQQHFGKVNLFDRSFVEKDLVFHVDLVKDLYQLKKNSDEINEEYFKQAYQKSNELFEDLFREEESLYFVVHVRRGRGKYQQSASKVFRHLKRREDQYNIKFVEKVMDEDEQVSEYAVLLPNKNALDYKRLIKAICHQDFPPLQPRFRQTYTYYPEVFFVNVDRKIVMNIYDDRGCFLLFGDSVTYDVFNKNYRHDIS, from the coding sequence ATGAACTTCGAACAATACTGGCAACAACATTTTGGGAAGGTGAACTTATTTGATCGTTCCTTTGTCGAGAAGGATTTAGTATTCCACGTAGACTTAGTGAAGGACCTGTATCAGTTAAAGAAAAATTCAGATGAAATCAACGAGGAATACTTCAAACAGGCATACCAAAAATCAAACGAATTGTTTGAGGATCTATTCCGAGAAGAGGAGTCTCTTTATTTCGTCGTGCATGTGAGAAGGGGGCGCGGTAAGTATCAACAGTCAGCGTCGAAAGTGTTCCGTCACTTAAAAAGAAGAGAAGATCAATACAACATAAAGTTCGTAGAGAAAGTGATGGATGAAGACGAGCAGGTATCCGAATATGCCGTGTTATTACCGAACAAAAACGCATTAGATTATAAACGTTTAATCAAAGCGATCTGCCATCAGGATTTCCCACCGCTGCAACCAAGATTTCGTCAAACATATACATACTATCCGGAGGTGTTTTTCGTGAACGTAGATCGAAAGATCGTCATGAATATTTATGATGATCGCGGTTGTTTCCTTCTATTCGGTGATTCAGTAACGTATGACGTGTTCAATAAGAACTATCGTCATGATATCAGCTAA
- a CDS encoding VOC family protein codes for MKIEHIALWVADLEGMRQFYETHFDATAGERYHNPTKGFTSYFLTFSSGARLELMQRTDITERTMNALGYAHFAFSLGSKQAVDDWTARLQDAGVQHLDGPRTTGDGYYESTIADPEGNVIELTI; via the coding sequence ATGAAGATTGAACATATCGCCCTCTGGGTGGCAGACTTGGAAGGAATGCGTCAATTCTACGAAACACATTTTGATGCTACGGCAGGCGAGCGGTATCATAATCCGACGAAAGGGTTCACGTCGTATTTCCTGACGTTCTCGAGTGGTGCGCGTCTTGAGTTGATGCAACGGACGGATATCACGGAACGGACGATGAATGCACTCGGGTATGCCCACTTCGCCTTTTCGCTAGGCAGTAAACAAGCAGTCGATGACTGGACAGCTCGGTTACAGGATGCCGGTGTACAACATCTTGATGGTCCTCGGACGACGGGTGACGGGTATTATGAAAGTACGATCGCTGACCCGGAAGGTAATGTGATTGAGTTGACAATCTAA
- a CDS encoding MFS transporter, whose amino-acid sequence MTRLLLPLIYLAFISLGLPDALLGTAWPVMRLDLDAPLDMAGWLFMTIAAGTIVSSLFSGRLIERYSTGPITAASAGLTALALIGFFVAPSLIWLFVLAIPLGLGAGVVDAALNHFVATHYQAHHMNWLHCFWGIGATAGPLIMAGVLLDSGWRLGYLVVGALQLVLMIVLIVSLPLWKRAPKQVSEQVQTVNTSSGKPRGLVAALAAFCFYCGVEAVVGLWGSSYLVQVRSFSVTSAATWISVYYGSITAGRFISGFLSLRWSNRRLIRVGQWTAFIGAACFILAPAAWMPLGFVLVGLGLAPIYPAMLHETPVRFGEAAAQRLMGVQMAFAYTGSTFMPPLFGWLATSYSLSLFHWFTISLIFLMLVATEGLNRMLFRQRLAKAS is encoded by the coding sequence ATGACCCGTTTACTGTTACCTTTGATTTATCTCGCTTTCATCAGTCTTGGTCTGCCGGATGCATTACTCGGTACAGCGTGGCCTGTGATGCGGCTCGATCTCGACGCACCGCTCGACATGGCAGGTTGGCTCTTCATGACGATCGCTGCCGGAACGATCGTTTCGAGTCTGTTTAGCGGTCGCTTGATTGAACGTTATTCAACGGGTCCGATCACGGCAGCTTCTGCTGGTTTGACGGCACTGGCATTGATCGGTTTTTTCGTTGCTCCGTCCTTGATTTGGCTCTTCGTCCTTGCAATCCCGCTTGGACTCGGTGCTGGAGTCGTCGACGCGGCGTTAAACCACTTCGTTGCCACCCATTATCAAGCACATCATATGAACTGGCTCCATTGCTTCTGGGGCATCGGTGCGACGGCTGGTCCGCTCATCATGGCTGGTGTATTGCTCGATTCCGGCTGGCGTTTAGGTTACCTCGTCGTCGGCGCATTGCAACTCGTCTTGATGATTGTCTTAATCGTCAGCTTACCCCTCTGGAAGCGGGCTCCGAAACAGGTGTCTGAACAGGTTCAGACCGTGAACACATCATCCGGAAAACCACGCGGATTGGTCGCCGCTCTCGCAGCGTTTTGCTTTTATTGCGGGGTTGAGGCGGTCGTCGGGCTGTGGGGCAGTAGTTATCTTGTCCAAGTCCGGTCCTTTTCCGTAACGTCAGCAGCGACGTGGATTTCCGTCTACTATGGAAGCATCACTGCGGGGCGCTTCATCAGTGGTTTTCTATCGCTACGCTGGTCGAATCGTCGTTTGATTCGTGTCGGTCAATGGACGGCATTCATCGGAGCAGCCTGTTTCATCCTCGCACCCGCTGCCTGGATGCCGCTTGGTTTCGTACTTGTCGGTCTTGGTCTCGCACCGATTTACCCGGCAATGCTCCATGAGACACCGGTTCGCTTCGGGGAGGCTGCGGCGCAACGGCTGATGGGGGTACAAATGGCATTCGCTTATACCGGTAGTACCTTCATGCCGCCATTGTTCGGATGGCTGGCGACGTCCTACTCCTTATCGTTGTTCCATTGGTTTACGATCAGTCTCATCTTCTTGATGCTGGTCGCTACGGAAGGGTTGAACCGGATGTTGTTCAGACAGCGATTGGCAAAAGCGTCTTGA
- a CDS encoding ROK family protein: MTELISRTRHAFLVEHLDTIPAIRHVLDVSFPTASKQIDQMIAAREIEETPLELVRGGRPAKRYRYRADHFHGLALYLERTYLQYRIHDVGGHLIATDRLTFDSSDHGSILLKTLTTLLDDHPSIQTLAIGVAGAVDTTGTILFAPDYPTLDGRPLQQELTERFGRPVIVENDMNAAVRAQASDNETTVYVYLGTNGPGAGVAVSGHVIRGAHHFAGEISFIPFDEKRNVGQVLATTAPHSDDWYEALCRIILSFSVTLNPDVILFTASDVSDDGLARLTERCAKRFPLDKLPQLRQGDWETDYLDGLMQLSIQSFIEQIPLGGLAR, translated from the coding sequence TTGACTGAACTGATTTCACGTACACGTCACGCTTTTTTAGTCGAGCATCTCGATACGATCCCTGCGATTCGTCACGTTTTGGATGTTAGTTTTCCGACTGCGAGCAAACAGATCGATCAGATGATCGCTGCTCGGGAAATTGAAGAGACACCACTTGAATTGGTTCGCGGAGGGCGTCCGGCAAAACGGTATCGCTATCGCGCGGATCACTTCCACGGACTTGCTCTTTATCTCGAACGCACGTATCTGCAGTATCGCATCCACGACGTCGGTGGACATCTGATCGCAACAGATCGGTTGACGTTCGATTCGTCGGATCATGGATCTATTTTATTGAAAACGCTGACAACATTACTCGACGATCATCCATCTATTCAAACGCTTGCGATTGGTGTTGCTGGTGCCGTTGATACCACCGGCACGATCCTATTCGCCCCAGATTATCCGACGCTAGACGGTCGCCCCTTGCAACAAGAACTGACGGAACGGTTCGGGCGACCCGTCATCGTCGAAAATGATATGAACGCGGCGGTCCGTGCACAAGCTTCTGATAACGAGACGACTGTCTATGTGTATCTCGGGACGAACGGACCGGGCGCCGGCGTCGCCGTTTCCGGTCATGTCATCCGCGGAGCGCATCATTTCGCTGGAGAGATCTCGTTCATCCCGTTTGACGAGAAGCGAAATGTCGGTCAAGTCCTCGCGACGACTGCACCGCACTCTGACGACTGGTATGAAGCGTTATGTCGAATCATTCTCTCGTTTAGCGTCACTTTGAATCCAGATGTCATCTTGTTTACAGCGTCCGATGTCTCGGATGACGGATTAGCACGGTTGACGGAACGATGCGCCAAGCGCTTTCCGCTCGACAAATTACCTCAATTGAGGCAAGGCGACTGGGAAACTGATTATTTAGATGGTCTGATGCAACTGAGTATTCAGTCATTCATTGAACAAATTCCGTTAGGAGGTCTCGCCCGATGA